Below is a window of Allomuricauda ruestringensis DSM 13258 DNA.
ATTTTACCGCTGATGCCGATGGGAACGCTACCGTAGAATTTTCTACGGACGAATGGTGCATTGGTTGCGGCGATGAGAAAAAAGATATTTTAGGAAAAGCGGTAATCGTTCACCAAGGTGTTGATGATTACACATCGCAACCTTCAGGTGCCGCAGGTGCAAGAATTGCCTGTACCGGCATCATTCAATAATATTGAAATAACAACAATGCAAAAAGCTGTCCAACCGGACAGCTTTTTTTGTTGACCACCCTTTAAATATTGTCTAACTTGGACCTAAATTTAAAATAACCAGGATGAAAAAATTTCAAATTGCTGCATTAAGCCTATTACTGGTAGCCGCTTTTAGCTGTAAGCAAACAAAAAAAGAAGAAGAAAAAACGGAAGAAACGGTTGCCAAGACCTATAGCATCGTAGAAGATTCTACCAATGTTAGGTTTACTGCCTATAAAACTACAGATAAAGTTCCCGTGGGTGGAACCTTTCAAGAAGTCGAATTGACATACAATTCTGGCAAAACTCCGATAGAAACATTGGACGGGCTCGAGTTCTCTATTCCTGTAAGCAGCCTTTTTACCAATGACCCAACAAAGACAAGAGATCCAAAAATCATTGAATTCTTTTTTGAGAAAATGGCAGAGACCCAATCCATTACAGGTAGGTTTGCTTTTAAGGATGATAAAAGTTGTACGGTTAAACTAAGTATGAACGGTGTATCCACAGAACTTCCCATGGAATATGAAATCACGGATGACAATCATGTAAATTTCTCGGGGGTTATGGACTTGAAGCAATGGAATGCTTTGGATGCCCTGGCTTCTTTGAACGAAGCTTGCAAAATATTACATACTGGTTCCGATGGCGTGAGCAAAACTTGGGAAGATGTTGCTATCGAAGGTTCTGTTTTATTGGAGCAGAAATAAGCAATAGCTTTTCAACAAAGATTTATGAAGAGGGCTGCCTAGAGCAGCTCTTTTTTTATATATTTAACCAACTTCAATGGATCTGGACAACCTCATACAACAATTTCAGCAAAAAGACACGGTCGCTTTTGAGACCTTGTACAATATGTATGCTGAAAATATATGTGGGGCAATCAATGTAATTGTCAAAGATCCCGAGCGGTCCCAAGAAATTTGTCAAGATGTATTTGTGAAGATTTGGGAGAAATCGAACCAGTATGATGCGTCCAAGGGACGCTTTTTTACTTGGTTACTGAACATTGCACGGAATGCCGCAATCGATGAAGTGCGCTCAAAGGCCCACAAGAACAAAAAAAAGAACCTTCCCGTTGATTCTCTCGTAGGTATTTTTGAAAACGGCGAAGATTTAAACAGTAAAATGGACACCATTGGTCTTCAATCTTTATTAAAAGGATTGAAAGAAAAGTGCATTTTATTGATAGATATGCTTTATTTTAAGGGATATACCCAGAAAGAAGCGGCCAAAGAGCTCAACACGCCAATTGGCACCATAAAAACAAGGATAAGAAGCTGTATTTCGAACATTAGAAAAAATATGGCATAAGCATGGATGTAGAAGAATACATAGCGTCTGGAATATTGGAACTCTACGTTGCTGGAGCACTGTCCCCCGAAGAAAATTTGGAGGTGCAGCATTATGCCATTCAGTACCCCGAGATCAGAAAGGAAATTGAAGCGATTGAAAGAGCCATCCTTGAACTTACCGAAGCCGCTTCGCCAAAAATGCCACAGGATGGGTTTGCAAAGGTAAAAGCTGAAATAAACGATGTTATTCCATTTACTCCACAAGCCACTTCAAGCAAAGGGACCTCATGGGGCAGTTATTTGGGATGGGCAGCATCCATACTATTGGCCATTGGATTGTTCTGGATGTACATGGAAAATTCCAAACTCAAGTCCGAGATAGAGCTTACCAATCAAGAAAAGCAAAGCTTGGAAGATATCCTATCCAATACCCAAGAAGAAATAACTTCCAAGGAAACCTTATTGCAAGAGATTCGAGATAGAAATGTGGCCGTAGTAGCTCTTGGCGGACAAACGGTATCCCCTGAATCTTATGCAAAAGTGTATTGGAACAAGGAAGAAAACAAAGTAATCATCGATGCGCAGGGTCTTCCCGAACCTCCGGACGGGTTCACCTATCAGGTTTGGTCCTTAAAATTGGACCCCCTCACCCCTACCAGTCTTGGATTGTTGGATGGTTTTGCTTCGCAGGATACCAAACTCTTTACCATGGAAAACGTCAACGAATCGGAAGCATTCGGTATTACTTTGGAACCTGAAGGCGGTAGTGAAACCCCAACGCTGGAACAATTGTACACCTTAGGAGCAGTTGGTTCCTAAAACCATTTTTTCCGTTTAAAAATGATAATGGAGATTATGGTAACAACAAGCATCACGCCCAACAATATAAAATAACCGTAGGGCCATTTTAATTCGGGCATATTTTCGAAGTTCATACCATAAATACCGGCCAAAAATGTAAGTGGAATAAACACTACCGAAAAAATGGTCAAAGTTTTCATCACTTCGTTCAATCGGTGTCCTTGCACACTAAAAAACAAGTTTATTTGACTTTCCAACTCCATAATATCGGAATCGATGTCAGTAATCAATCCATTGATCTGTTCCCTGAGCTCACTAAAATACTTGGTCTGAAATCCCTTTACCTCTACCCTTTCCAACTTAACTACAATGTCTCTTAGTCCGTGTGAGGCTTTTTTAAATTCTTGTATCAATGCTTTTTTCTGTTCCACTTCGAACATAAATTCCGGTGTAGGCTCACGTTTTACAATGGCGTCCAATGCATTTTCCATTATCACACTTTCCTCATATTTATCCTTATAGTTGTTTATCAAGGTTTCCAGAATAAAGAAAAGGAGGTAATCCGCCCGTTTTTTTCTGATGATTCCCTTGTTTTCGAATATGCGTTGGCGAATCCAATCAAAATGGTCGCCCCGTTTTTCTTGTATGCACCAATTAAAATCCTTGGACACCACAAAATACATTTGTTCGGATTCCATACCATGCCCTTCGGTTTTTAGGATTTGGGCAGCAATAAACAATTGGTCTTCCAATACTATGACCTTATTGCCCATTTTTGGGTTCAACAACAATCGTAATAAAAAATCATCCAGGCCATTGCCACCAACCATTTGTCTAAACTCCTCCATGTACTCCAACCCATAAGTGTTTACCCAGGTGATGGATTTATCTCCTTTGGAAAGTTGCATATCTTCCTGTAAAGAGAATTTACGGTTGTAGTAATTATCCGGTGAGTAATTTATTACCCATGAATTTTCTTCAAATTCTGTTATCATGGCTTAAAAAGTGAAAGGGTTTATTCGTAGTTTAGGACTATAAGTTAAACCAAATTTACTAAGAACCATTATGATCGATCCTATGTCCTTTAAATCAGAGATTTTATTCACTATTGTTCTTTTGGCCATCATCATAGCCCTCAATTCGTTGAGCAAAAGAGCTATTAGGCGTTTTGGCAAGACCAGTTCCATTGATATGAACAGTAGGAAAATTATTTTTTACTTGAGCAACTTGCTGTATTATTTAGTGGCATTCGTAGGGATTTCGTTGATCTGGGGGGTGAACTGGGAAGATTTTTCTGTGTTTATATCGTCCATCCTGGCCATTCTGGGAGTTGGGTTTGTGGCACAATGGTCCATTTTGTCCAACTTAACGGCCAGTGTTATATTGTTTTTTAACCATCCATTGCGTTTGGGTGACAGAATCCGCGTAATGGACAAAGATTTTGATTGGACTGGAAAAGTAGAGGATATCAGTGGTTTTTACCTTTTTATGCGCACTGATGATGGCAAACAAATAACAATACCTACCAACTTGGTCATTCAAAAAGGAATAGAAATATTAAAAGAAGAAAAATCGGAACCCGACTTAAGTGCCGATAAATAAAACGCCATGGCTTTGCAACCATGGCGCACCTAAAAACAACAAACAAGCCGAGACCATGGCGATCTCCAACCTAGGTTCTTAAGGGAAAGCTTAAAGACTAGCGATTTGAGCCTCTTTAACAGGCCCTAGTTCGTACGCTGCCTCCATTAGCTCTTGCTTTAATTCACTTACTCTTTCTTTTTTGCCATTGGCCTTGTAGATTTCTGCCGCTTGGTGAAGAATGGCCGGCTCATACGTGGCACCGATTACGTGCTTTTCTATAACCCCCATGGCCTTTTGTTCCTCTCCCAAATAAAGTAAGCTATATGCCAACCACCCGTAAGACTCTGGCGTGGGCCTGTTGTTCACTTCTTCCTGTGCCAGTTTAAATGCACTCTGTTCCACATTCATGCTCAATAAAAAATCTACGTTATGGGCATTGTACATATCGCCATAATCTTTGTTGTTATCCACAACCCTATAATAGTTTTCCAATGCTTGGACTTTGAGCATATCATCATTTAAAAAGGAGGCCACTTCGGCTTTCAACAGATAATATTTGGGAGATTTGTTCTTTTTCATGATGGAGTCCAATATCCTGAGAGCCTCGGCACCATTTCTTTCGTGTGAATATACTATCCAAGCTATACCTTTTTTGGCGTATGCATTTTGAGGATCTATTCGGAGTGCTCTTAGGTATAGGTTATAAGAATCTTCAATTCGCCCTGCATGTCCATAAAAATCGGCAAGATTGGTATAGGACCACAATAGCAAATCTTTGTTTTTGGATGATTCGGCCTTAGCCGTGGCCTTTTCCATAAATTGAATGGCCGTATCCAAATCTCCTTTGTGATCGTTCCATTTTGCAACACGGATCAAATAACCAAAGTCGGACATATTCTGGATGCTATCCAAATATTGGTTGGCCAAATCATAATTGCCCAATTCCATGTGCAGGTCAAACAGCAAACGCTGTGTTTCGTTTACGCCACTTCCCAAAACCCTTGCTTCTTTGGCCAACTCCAATGCTTCTTTAAATCTGTGTTGGGAGATATAATTCCTGGCAAGAGCTCGTAAATATCCCGATTTGCCCACAGCAGCGATTTCCACGGCTTTTTTAAGGGGTCGCTCGGCATCTTTTAAATATTTGATGTCTCCGGTTCCTTTAAAAAAACGGCTGTACTCACTGGCTACATTGCCCAAACTGAGCAATTGCATACTATCGGATTTGATCTTGTTATCCCATAGCTGAAAATATTTGGATGTGGTCTTTACAGGTTCCGATGCCAAAAAGTGATCGTAATCCTGTCTGCTCGTTTTGAATTCAGTTTCTTCCTGCTGACACGATACCAAAAACAATAGGGCAAGTGGCAGAAAGATATATTGTATTGTAGTTTTCATCTTGTTGTTGTTTTTAAAATTAAATAAGGGGCTGTCTAAAATGTCGATTTTCGTCAACCTGAACTTGGTTCAGGTTCTCATAACAATTTGTTTATTATGATGATGAGATTCTGAAATAAATTCAGAATGACGCATTTCAATACTTTTCAAACAGCCCCAATCCTTTTCATAGCAATTACTCGGGTGCTCCCAAATAGGGAAATGTAGTTGAAATATTGGCCGTAAGCCCAACACCATCAGATGTCAATCTTGGCAAATCGGCCATACCGTCGTCATCAAGGTCTTGACCGCTAAATCGGTCACCTTCCATACCTCCAAAGAATAAAATCAGCGATACATCTATGATGTCATCGTTTGGGTGTCTTCCAGTTAGAGCCACCTCATCCCCGTCGGGTACCAACACGTTGCCATCATTATCAAGGTCGGTGCCTGGATTAAAGTATGTTGTAGGAAGGTCAGGAGCTACTTCCAAAACATCTGCCGCCAAAACAGTAGTTAGAGTTGCGGCATCCAATCCTAGAATATTGTTCTCATAATTCACATCGGCAGGGTCCAATCCCAGTTTAAGGGCGTACACATCGTGGTATTGCTCCAATCTTGCTTGGAATCCCGCTTGGAACGCTGCACTCATTTCCGAAGGAATTGTGGTATTGTGGGCATCTTTAACGCTTGCCTCACCCTCCATATCAAAACTCAAGGTGGTGTTTATTCCAGGACGACCTAGGTGGTCTACCTGTGCAAATGTTCCTGTAAAATCGGCTCCCATCATATCATCGTCGTCGTCCATCATATCATCATCCATCATCATATCATCGTCCATCATCATGTCGGTTCCGTTGTCATCATTGCTACAGCCAACCACTAGGCCAAAGCTCAGCACAAGGGCTGTTATGTATATTGATTGTCTTAGTTTCATAATATCTGTTTAAAAGTTTCTTATTGTTTTCTGTTTGTAGTCACCCAAGTTTTATATACTGAAAGTCCAAGGGCATTTGTAGCTGTTGGAACCCCCAACATACTATTTGGAATTTCCACTACTATTGATAGCGTGTTGGCACCATCAAAAGTGTCGGCAGCTTCTTCCGGGGGCAAAAATCCGCCTGGAGCAGACTCCGTTTCGGGAGAAATCACCCCATTGAATTGGAAAAAGTCAAAAAAGAATGGATCTTGTCTTGGTCCAGCAAATAAGGACACTCCGTCCGAAGTGGTTTCCACAATGGCGGTAGCACCAGAAATTTCTACATCTCCCAAAGCTGCATCAGTATTTACCTCGCTGCTCAGCCCTGTTTGCGAAGGAGCAATTGGTCCAAAAAAGTACATTCTACCGTCTCTTGCGATGGCTTGGATTACTTGGTCTTCTACCAAATCTCCATCCAAATCAATATTGATTTCGGTAAGTACATCCTCGTCAAAAGTTCCGTAAGCCAACTCGGGCAATACATTGGATTGCAGGTCTACTACAAATACAGTATTGTCCGACCCCTCGCTGGGTTCAAAAGCATAAAAATCGGCAATGTCCGCAGTGGTTCCTGCCGAAGAGGGCGCATCTATATGGTCCGCAGCAACCAATACTGTAGCTGCTATTACCAAGGCGCCTAAGCCTAATAGGTATTTCGTTGTTTTTTTCATGTTACTTGTTTTTAAAGTTTCGTTCCCCCCTACCTACGGAACCTTTTAGGGGGTGGTTTGGTTTTGAAATGTTAAATTTATCTTAACACAACTTTGATTAAGTACTAGTCCCCAGATCAAGAAAAGTCAGATAATTTGTTTTACTTTGGCTAGTTAATTCATTAAAATGAACCCTTCTGCCTCTGGATGGATCAACAAGTTTGGTCACCTTGTAGACCAAGAGTCTAGTAAATTTGAAGACTTTAATAGCCTGTACAGGGAACTCAAAGCAAATGGCTTTATTTACGGAGTGCATTTAAATATATCTTCCTTTATCGCGGTGGAACACCCCTTGAGCGAAGATGAAATTGCCAAGATCAACTTGCTCACCGCTTTATATTTTACCTATACTTTTGAAGTGGGGAAAACGGATTTCGAAGCATTTGTGAACAAAGTGTTCGAGTACTACCAGTCTTTGAATGTTAGCAAGGTTTCTTTCCTTAATAGAATATTGAGCGGTTCCAAAACGGAGTCCCAACTTGAAAAATTGATTGATTCCAGAATCTATTTAAGTGACAATACTTTTAGCAGGGCATTGGGAAATAGCCTAACCAATTCCTTACTTTATGTTGATATT
It encodes the following:
- a CDS encoding RNA polymerase sigma factor, whose amino-acid sequence is MDLDNLIQQFQQKDTVAFETLYNMYAENICGAINVIVKDPERSQEICQDVFVKIWEKSNQYDASKGRFFTWLLNIARNAAIDEVRSKAHKNKKKNLPVDSLVGIFENGEDLNSKMDTIGLQSLLKGLKEKCILLIDMLYFKGYTQKEAAKELNTPIGTIKTRIRSCISNIRKNMA
- a CDS encoding anti-sigma factor is translated as MDVEEYIASGILELYVAGALSPEENLEVQHYAIQYPEIRKEIEAIERAILELTEAASPKMPQDGFAKVKAEINDVIPFTPQATSSKGTSWGSYLGWAASILLAIGLFWMYMENSKLKSEIELTNQEKQSLEDILSNTQEEITSKETLLQEIRDRNVAVVALGGQTVSPESYAKVYWNKEENKVIIDAQGLPEPPDGFTYQVWSLKLDPLTPTSLGLLDGFASQDTKLFTMENVNESEAFGITLEPEGGSETPTLEQLYTLGAVGS
- a CDS encoding CorA family divalent cation transporter: MITEFEENSWVINYSPDNYYNRKFSLQEDMQLSKGDKSITWVNTYGLEYMEEFRQMVGGNGLDDFLLRLLLNPKMGNKVIVLEDQLFIAAQILKTEGHGMESEQMYFVVSKDFNWCIQEKRGDHFDWIRQRIFENKGIIRKKRADYLLFFILETLINNYKDKYEESVIMENALDAIVKREPTPEFMFEVEQKKALIQEFKKASHGLRDIVVKLERVEVKGFQTKYFSELREQINGLITDIDSDIMELESQINLFFSVQGHRLNEVMKTLTIFSVVFIPLTFLAGIYGMNFENMPELKWPYGYFILLGVMLVVTIISIIIFKRKKWF
- a CDS encoding mechanosensitive ion channel family protein, which encodes MIDPMSFKSEILFTIVLLAIIIALNSLSKRAIRRFGKTSSIDMNSRKIIFYLSNLLYYLVAFVGISLIWGVNWEDFSVFISSILAILGVGFVAQWSILSNLTASVILFFNHPLRLGDRIRVMDKDFDWTGKVEDISGFYLFMRTDDGKQITIPTNLVIQKGIEILKEEKSEPDLSADK
- a CDS encoding tetratricopeptide repeat protein, whose amino-acid sequence is MKTTIQYIFLPLALLFLVSCQQEETEFKTSRQDYDHFLASEPVKTTSKYFQLWDNKIKSDSMQLLSLGNVASEYSRFFKGTGDIKYLKDAERPLKKAVEIAAVGKSGYLRALARNYISQHRFKEALELAKEARVLGSGVNETQRLLFDLHMELGNYDLANQYLDSIQNMSDFGYLIRVAKWNDHKGDLDTAIQFMEKATAKAESSKNKDLLLWSYTNLADFYGHAGRIEDSYNLYLRALRIDPQNAYAKKGIAWIVYSHERNGAEALRILDSIMKKNKSPKYYLLKAEVASFLNDDMLKVQALENYYRVVDNNKDYGDMYNAHNVDFLLSMNVEQSAFKLAQEEVNNRPTPESYGWLAYSLLYLGEEQKAMGVIEKHVIGATYEPAILHQAAEIYKANGKKERVSELKQELMEAAYELGPVKEAQIASL
- a CDS encoding DUF4331 family protein, which produces MKLRQSIYITALVLSFGLVVGCSNDDNGTDMMMDDDMMMDDDMMDDDDDMMGADFTGTFAQVDHLGRPGINTTLSFDMEGEASVKDAHNTTIPSEMSAAFQAGFQARLEQYHDVYALKLGLDPADVNYENNILGLDAATLTTVLAADVLEVAPDLPTTYFNPGTDLDNDGNVLVPDGDEVALTGRHPNDDIIDVSLILFFGGMEGDRFSGQDLDDDGMADLPRLTSDGVGLTANISTTFPYLGAPE
- a CDS encoding DUF4331 family protein; this encodes MKKTTKYLLGLGALVIAATVLVAADHIDAPSSAGTTADIADFYAFEPSEGSDNTVFVVDLQSNVLPELAYGTFDEDVLTEINIDLDGDLVEDQVIQAIARDGRMYFFGPIAPSQTGLSSEVNTDAALGDVEISGATAIVETTSDGVSLFAGPRQDPFFFDFFQFNGVISPETESAPGGFLPPEEAADTFDGANTLSIVVEIPNSMLGVPTATNALGLSVYKTWVTTNRKQ